A portion of the Cryptomeria japonica chromosome 5, Sugi_1.0, whole genome shotgun sequence genome contains these proteins:
- the LOC131070160 gene encoding probable aspartyl protease At4g16563, translated as MGSAIVIQILLFWLCMVEFLKGSVCVREQKGGDLAVGLKHIGFRGIKIKKNSFGLLKISSNRSSIRLNALRSRRLHHHHHDKMHHSSDISLPLRPSSDYVMPLVLGMPPKRLEVVMDTGSDLVWVPCSTNSSKSSFDCIICEGSDIPIFSAFDSQSSRYVSCGTESCSAIHSSDNLNDLCIMAGCPFDTLDMEPCYNPCPPFYYAYGDGSLMGELIRDRLTVNLVNGESTKFTNFTFGCAGISLGEAVGVAGFGRGALSFPAQLGEVGSRDFSYCLVSHKFDDNLHVSSPLLFGGSAIPKQGKVHYTPMIYNSKYPSFYYLGLEGISIGGHRLKLPSSLTTFDSEGNGGLIIDSGTTFTMLPESLHRKVLNRLKSSIQYTRSVEYEEATGLDLCYKFPIAEGPPLLPSFKLHFKGNATIRLPTDNYMFMITDSDNVATATASVSCLIILSSGDEVYGPAAVLGNYQQQNLHVVFDMEKQRVGFMSKTCSPIAL; from the coding sequence ATGGGGTCTGCCATTGTAATCCAAATTTTGCTGTTTTGGCTGTGCATGGTCGAGTTTTTGAAAGGTTCGGTCTGTGTCAGGGAACAGAAGGGGGGTGATTTGGCTGTGGGTTTAAAGCATATAGGCTTTAGGGGCATCAAAATAAAGAAGAATTCCTTTGGATTGCTAAAGATTTCAAGCAACAGAAGCTCAATTAGGCTTAATGCTCTGAGGAGTAGAAGATTGCATCATCATCACCACGATAAAATGCATCATTCTTCAGACATCTCTTTACCTCTCAGACCCTCAAGTGACTATGTAATGCCTCTGGTGTTGGGTATGCCACCAAAGAGACTAGAAGTTGTCATGGACACAGGAAGTGATCTTGTTTGGGTACCATGCTCAACCAATTCTTCAAAAAGTTCTTTTGATTGCATAATATGTGAAGGCTCAGATATCCCCATATTCTCTGCATTTGACTCCCAGTCAAGCAGATATGTATCCTGTGGCACTGAGTCATGCTCTGCCATTCACAGTTCAGACAATCTCAATGATCTCTGCATAATGGCTGGATGCCCATTTGATACTCTAGACATGGAGCCTTGCTACAATCCCTGCCCACCATTCTATTATGCATATGGAGATGGCAGTTTAATGGGTGAGCTGATAAGAGACAGACTTACAGTTAACCTGGTGAATGGTGAGTCTACAAAGTTCACAAATTTCACATTTGGGTGTGCAGGGATTTCACTTGGGGAAGCAGTAGGAGTTGCAGGCTTTGGTAGAGGTGCCCTTTCCTTCCCTGCCCAATTAGGTGAAGTGGGTAGCAGAGACTTTTCCTACTGCCTTGTCAGCCACAAATTTGATGACAATCTCCATGTCTCTAGCCCTCTTCTGTTTGGAGGTTCTGCCATCCCCAAACAAGGTAAAGTTCACTACACACCCATGATCTATAATTCTAAGTATCCTTCTTTCTACTACTTGGGTTTAGAAGGAATCAGCATTGGAGGCCACAGGCTGAAGCTCCCTTCAAGCCTAACTACATTTGACAGTGAAGGAAATGGAGGGTTGATCATTGACTCTGGCACCACTTTTACCATGCTTCCAGAATCGCTGCACAGAAAGGTCTTAAACAGGCTCAAATCCTCAATTCAGTACACCAGGTCTGTGGAGTATGAGGAGGCTACAGGGCTTGACCTCTGCTATAAGTTCCCCATTGCAGAGGGGCCTCCTTTGTTGCCAAGCTTCAAACTCCACTTCAAAGGCAATGCCACAATAAGGCTTCCTACAGATAATTATATGTTTATGATAACTGATTCAGATAatgttgctactgctactgctTCAGTGAGCTGTCTGATCATTTTAAGCAGTGGAGATGAAGTATATGGACCAGCTGCTGTTCTTGGGAACTATCAGCAACAGAATTTACATGTTGTTTTTGATATGGAGAAACAAAGAGTTGGGTTTATGTCAAAAACATGTTCTCCAATCGCCCTCTGA